TACCATTGGCCTTTCACCGGGCCAGGCAGCCATGAAACGTCCCAGGTCCAAACCTGATTGGGCGCGTTGGCTGTGTGCGTTGTAGCGATCCGTTTTCGCTGCGGCGTCTTCTGGCGGCCCCTATGATGTACCTGATCGTATTCGTGCAGTACCCGATAGAATGTGGATTCCGAAGCCCAGTAACGGCCTTGATCCATCTGGTCTGCAACAATAAACGCTGGTGAGCAGCTTTTGTATTGGGTCTGATTACAGAGCTCCATGATGGCCAGACGTTCCTCCGGGCTTAGTTTGTTATTTGGTGTCGGTCTGTCGGCCAGGGGGCGTCGATCCGCCTGCACCTGACCCTCACTTGTCCACCGTTGATAAGTGCGCACACTGAGGTTCAGCAAGTCGCACGCATTTACCAGCCGGGCACCGTTACTCTGCGCTTCTTGAATCAGGGCAACGGTTTGCTGGCGATCCGGGAGGCTGGTCAATCGTCCTCGTCTTGGGTGCCCCAGATCGCCTCGGCTTTTTTTGACAAGGTCAACAAGGCAGCCGTTTCAGCCAGCGCTTTTTCCTTGCGGTGTAGCTCTCGCTCCAGTTTCTTAATCCGACGCTTGTCCATTTGAGCGGCTTGACGAGACTGCTTTGTCTGTGCGTCCGATTCTGCATTGGCGCCCATACACGCCTGTTTCCAAGCTTCAATTTGTTCTGGATAAATGCCATGCTTTCGACAATAGGCACTCAGCTCAGCCTCCGTCATTGATGCGGTTTCCAGCACCATGCGGAATTTCTCTTCACTGGACCACTTGTCCGGTTTGGCGGAATTGGATGGCAAAACAATACCTCGTTCTCTTGCGGCTTTTCGCCAATTATACAGGGTTGCTTTGCTGATGCCTTCCTCTCGGGCTACTTCGGCAACGGTCGTGCTGTGGGGCGGGGCCATCCGCCTGAGTATCGCTTCTTTACGCTCTGGGGAGTATCTTTGCATTGTCGTCCTCTGAAAAGTTCAGGTGACAACAAGGCTGACAGATAGGGAAAGAGAATGAAGAGCTACATCTCCGCCTAATGAGACGGTTGGTCAATGGTATTTACCAAACAAAAGACCAAGACAAAATAAATGAGCTTTTTTCTTTCTTATCAGGAAAACCCAAGTGCTTTGATAGCCTTTTGGATCTGTGTTTTTCCATATGTATTGACCAATACCCATCGGATTTAGTAAGAGCCGCTTTCAAGACTGTTATTGATTGGGCAGAAAATGAAGGCGATAACTTAGATTTTTCAGACAGGTTGTTAGTTACTGAGCTGGACTTCAGAACCAACAGCAGTATAGAGAAAACTGAAAAGTGGTTTAAAAAATTAGAACAGCCAAAACTGTATAAACATGGCCTGTATGGTCAATGGAAAAACTTAAGTCCGTTCATAGATAGAATTCGATTCAACAGGTTATTAGCAGCACAAGGTCAAAACCAAGACCCGCTTAAAGTTGTACCCAACGAAAGTGATCAGAAGTACACAGGAAACGTCCTGTTTGAACGCGGCGTGACTAGGTTTTCGAGTATTTGGGGGAGAGCTTGGGCTGGAGAGCAACTATCGCCCAGTTTTATCGTTCAAGAGATAAAGCCATCATTCGAATTAATGCGAAAACCATACAGTCAGACAAGAGATTGGACTGGGTGGTATGAATTTGAAGCAGCAGCCGTAGATTACTTTAACTTTGCTATAAGGGCTACTTCACAGCATGGACATGATTGTATCCAGGCTTTAGCTGGAGCTTTTATAGAAGATTGGGATAGACGATATTGGCCAACTGGTTGGCGAAGAGAAATCGCCTTCACCTTATACAAAGAAGGGTATAGTCGAAATGGCTTAGTTAGTGTTCTGGATCAAATCGAAAAAGAGATACCCGATTTCGATGAAATTCACTCCAAGATATCCGAATACTATGAGCTTGCCATAGTTTGGTCAAAGATTGGTGAGCCAGATAGAGCCGCCCGCTTAGTGCCAAAAATTTTTATGGGATCTTTTGGAATATACCATAGAAAA
This genomic stretch from Ketobacter sp. MCCC 1A13808 harbors:
- a CDS encoding transposase, with product MQRYSPERKEAILRRMAPPHSTTVAEVAREEGISKATLYNWRKAARERGIVLPSNSAKPDKWSSEEKFRMVLETASMTEAELSAYCRKHGIYPEQIEAWKQACMGANAESDAQTKQSRQAAQMDKRRIKKLERELHRKEKALAETAALLTLSKKAEAIWGTQDEDD